The Planctomycetia bacterium sequence GAGCTTGTGTCGCCGCGTCCGTTTTGGGTTCGGTAACCGGCGGGACAGTCGAGCTTGATTCAGCGTCAAAGCCACGGTCCGTACGGTAACCGCCACACGTCCTGGCGACGCAGACGATCCGGCCGGGCACGAGCGATTCACTGGTGGCAGTTTTCCATTCGCCATCGAGCCAGTCCCACACCCAGGCTCGCTTCGTTTTCTTGAGCTTTGATTTGCCTTTCTCGCACAGCCACTCGCGGGCCTTGAGAAACGGAACCGAGCACAATTCACGGCGATGAGGTTTGCGGTCGTCAGTGGGCTTGTTCGCAGGACCCCCTTTTTGGTCTGGTGGCACATCGTGCCAGAACACCTGTAGATCCCGGTCATCGCCCGAGCGGATGAACCGGCTGATGTCCAGGTCCGCGCCGGTCAGGTCGGGCGTGGTGTCAAAGAGTTCGTCAAACTCCTTGCGCAGCAACAGATGCGACGGGGCGTAGGGATACAGTAGGAGCCTGGCTTCGTCCCCAAGCGAGTGCTCGTGGGCCTCAAGACTGGCGATGCCGACATCGTGAAGCTGTTGAATGGCTTCCCAGGCGCTGTCGAGCTCTTCGGCCGAGTACGGGGCCGAGTCCTCAGTGTTCTTTCGCCGATCTACGACCAGCACGTTCCCGGTGCCACCATACCGGGCGCTGCGGCCAAACCGTTGCACGAGGCTGGGCCACGGTGCGAGTTCCGTGATCAAGCATCCGGCGGAGATATCGACGCCGGCTTCCACCACCTGCGTCGCGACGATGATCCGATCGATGCCAGGCGCACAGGCCAAGCGCGAGAGAAACCGCTCCCGCCATCCCTCTCGTTCGGCGGGGCGAAACCGGCTGTGCACCAGTTCCAAATCGTTCAAGCGGCCGGCTTTTCGCAAGGCATCGAAGGTGCGACACGCTCGGTCGACCGTGTTGCACACGACAAGAGTGATCTTGCCGAAGTCGCCGTCGGCCAGTTTGGCGTGTTCCTCGAGGACCCGCTGTGCGAACCCTTTGTCATCCGTTGGGGCTATTGTGTCGTCCACCGCGACTTGCTTGTGGATATCCCACAACCCACCAACTCGCTGGCTATCCGGCACTTCACATGGATTCGTGATCCAGGAATCGTGGCGCTCGGCCGTGTCCACACTCCGCAACCATTCAGGTTGCAGGGTCGCGCTCATCCACCACGTGTGGCAGGGCCGAAGGTGCTTGGCGCCGTCGTCGTCGCGAAATGCCTGGAGCTGGGCCGATGTCGCCAGACCAACATCCATGAGCTGGACCTCGTCCATGACCCACAACGCATCCTGGCTCAACAGTCCAAACTCCATTGGCCATCGAGCCCGCGCCGCCGCGTAGCCGCGATTCAAGGCTCGCGACAGCAGCATGTCCTGAGTGCCGATGATGACGGCAGGGCGTTCGGGGTACAGGAACCATTCCCCGCTATCTTCGCCACCCATGGCGATATGGACCGTCGGGCGAACGGCTTCAGGGATTCCTGCGGCGAGACGTCGCGCGACGTCGTTCGTCTGCTCCACGAGCACGCGCATCGGCAGGCACCAGACCAAGCGTCGAGGCCAGGCAGCATCGCCACGGTGGAGGCGATGGTAGCTCCACGCGGCTAACACGCCTTCCGTCTTGCCGAGGCCCGTCGGAATCTGGATCAGGCGACTGCGGCACGCATGATCGTCCGCCAGGCTGCTTTGCCAAGCCCGCGATGAGCGGTGCGCGGTGAGCGCCGTGAACCATTCTTCAAAAGTCTTGGCCGTCATGGTTGTGCAAATCCGCGAGCCATCCCCGGCGATCGCCCCACCCGCCGTGGGCATGAACATATGATCCGTACGGCGGCTGTCAAGCGGTACTCCCCCACGCAGCGTCCCCCGCCTGGATCGCCA is a genomic window containing:
- a CDS encoding CRISPR-associated endonuclease Cas3'' yields the protein MPTAGGAIAGDGSRICTTMTAKTFEEWFTALTAHRSSRAWQSSLADDHACRSRLIQIPTGLGKTEGVLAAWSYHRLHRGDAAWPRRLVWCLPMRVLVEQTNDVARRLAAGIPEAVRPTVHIAMGGEDSGEWFLYPERPAVIIGTQDMLLSRALNRGYAAARARWPMEFGLLSQDALWVMDEVQLMDVGLATSAQLQAFRDDDGAKHLRPCHTWWMSATLQPEWLRSVDTAERHDSWITNPCEVPDSQRVGGLWDIHKQVAVDDTIAPTDDKGFAQRVLEEHAKLADGDFGKITLVVCNTVDRACRTFDALRKAGRLNDLELVHSRFRPAEREGWRERFLSRLACAPGIDRIIVATQVVEAGVDISAGCLITELAPWPSLVQRFGRSARYGGTGNVLVVDRRKNTEDSAPYSAEELDSAWEAIQQLHDVGIASLEAHEHSLGDEARLLLYPYAPSHLLLRKEFDELFDTTPDLTGADLDISRFIRSGDDRDLQVFWHDVPPDQKGGPANKPTDDRKPHRRELCSVPFLKAREWLCEKGKSKLKKTKRAWVWDWLDGEWKTATSESLVPGRIVCVARTCGGYRTDRGFDAESSSTVPPVTEPKTDAATQALEETDDQQDGEQLSTSQWKTIACHSREVAEHATSIAREVDLPDSLRGLLELASLWHDWGKAHPAFQGSIRGSQKAARLNRLDLAKAPDQCWPRKALYRYLDDSETRPAFRHELASALGLFAVLRHYNPTHEALLGPWINILEQMKSGLPKHSLPQAPTPLIDRLLRCDAHAFDLVAYLVASHHGKVRVGLHAAPKDQDYADRDGRGLPVRGVREGDVLPSVELAPGESPVPELPLTLSPAAIGLSFRTGISWRERCIGLLERHGPASLAFLEAIMRAADIRASRLTTNDPTLAAEATT